Proteins co-encoded in one Prunus persica cultivar Lovell chromosome G6, Prunus_persica_NCBIv2, whole genome shotgun sequence genomic window:
- the LOC109949735 gene encoding uncharacterized protein LOC109949735: MKYLKNEPRRVTAVCAKKESNGCEWNVHAVKSNVNGFFYIKNLNNVHSCSGLIREKRNKAMGSRLVSSIVKDKVRSNPLVRPIELITDLKENYGLDVPYHVAWYGKESATKDLHGDEELSYAHLPWYVDVLKASNVGSHCVLDCGEDGSRFQRIFICYKASIDGFRWCRPMLFIDGTFVTNKYKGTLLGATAKNGNKVLLCFMWWFLPRISEVLVDEGRQLTFISDRHGAIIDAVRTVFPASAHGFCLYHLKENLKKKYPHSVGSSFKDHILWLFCKLLYAPTVEEYQDILKKLRDDGGSKIIDKFLADLPVQNFANAFFPGKRYGEVSNALSESFNSWVKDVRRLPIYEMIDTIRVKMMEMISRRKLASEKWCSVLCPVIEDELKNLAAKGRHWRICRASESIFEVHADLSVMVNLDERFCSCYQWQLLGFPCQHAIQVIQHSGLCLYNFVDEYYKADFYRATYATPIFPIPDIEKPPAGDVFLLPPHTRKPPGRPPTNRFKLSSETTRQLKCKRCGSCDRHNRRTCKAPI, translated from the exons ATGAAGTATTTGAAGAATGAGCCTCGTCGTGTTACTGCTGTGTGTGCTAAGAAGGAATCAAATGGCTGTGAGTGGAATGTGCATGCTGTTAAGTCCAATGTAAATGGATTTTTCTAcattaagaatttaaataaTGTACACAGTTGTAGTGGTTTGATCCGTGAGAAGAGAAATAAGGCAATGGGGTCTCGTTTGGTGTCTTCAATTGTCAAAGATAAAGTTCGTAGCAATCCTTTGGTAAGGCCTATTGAGCTAATTACtgatttgaaagaaaattatggATTGGATGTCCCTTATCATGTTGCGTGGTATGGGAAGGAGTCAGCTACTAAGGATTTACATGGTGATGAGGAGTTGTCTTATGCTCACCTGCCTTGGTATGTTGATGTTTTGAAGGCCAGCAATGTCGGGTCTCATTGTGTGCTTGACTGTGGCGAGGATGGTTCTCGTTTCCAGCGGATCTTTATATGTTATAAGGCCTCCATTGATGGTTTTCGATGGTGTAGGCCTATGCTGTTTATTGATGGTACTTTCGTTACAAACAAGTACAAGGGTACTCTTCTAGGAGCTACTGCAAAGAATGGGAATAAAG TTTTACTCTGCTTCATGTG GTGGTTTCTGCCAAGGATATCTGAAGTTTTGGTGGATGAAGGTAGGCAACTTACATTCATTTCTGATAGGCATGGTGCTATTATCGATGCTGTTAGGACTGTTTTTCCTGCTTCTGCCCATGGTTTTTGTCTATATCATTTGAAAGAGAACTTGAAAAAGAAGTATCCGCATTCTGTTGGTTCCTCTTTCAAGGATCATATTTTATGGCTTTTTTGTAAGTTGTTGTATGCACCGACTGTTGAGGAATATCaagatattttgaaaaaattaagagaTGATGGCGGTTCAAAAATAATTGATAAGTTTTTGGCTGATCTCCCTGTCCAAAATTTTGCTAATGCATTTTTTCCGGGAAAGAGGTATGGGGAGGTTAGTAATGCCTTGTCCGAGTCGTTTAATTCATGGGTTAAGGATGTGCGTAGGCTTCCAATTTATGAGATGATTGACACTATTAGGGTCAAAATGATGGAGATGATTTCTAGGAGGAAGCTTGCATCCGAGAAATGGTGTAGTGTTTTGTGTCCGGTTATTGAGGATGAGTTGAAGAATTTAGCTGCAAAGGGTCGTCATTGGAGGATATGTCGCGCGAGTGAATCTATATTTGAAGTTCATGCTGATTTGAGTGTTATGGTCAATTTGGACGAGAGGTTTTGCTCCTGTTATCAGTGGCAATTGCTTGGGTTTCCGTGTCAGCATGCGATTCAAGTTATCCAACATTCCGGGTTATGTTTGTATAACTTTGTTGATGAGTATTACAAGGCAGACTTTTATAGGGCTACTTATGCAACCCCTATATTTCCTATACCTGATATTGAGAAGCCTCCTGCTGGAGATGTTTTTCTTCTACCTCCGCATACAAGAAAGCCTCCGGGACGACCTCCGACAAATCGCTTCAAGTTAAGCAGTGAAACTACAAGGCAGTTGAAGTGCAAGAGATGCGGTTCTTGTGATCGTCATAATAGGAGGACTTGCAAGGCTCCTATTTGA
- the LOC18773161 gene encoding 60S ribosomal protein L4: protein MAAAAAAARPLVTVQTLDGDMATDQSQTVALPDVMKASIRPDIVTFVHANISKNSRQPYAVSKKAGHQTSAESWGTGRAVSRIPRVPGGGTHRAGQGAFGNMCRGGRMFAPTKIWRRWHRKINVNQKRYAVVSAIAASAVPSLVLARGHKIETVPELPLVVSDSAEGVEKTSAALKLLKQIGAYADAEKAKDSHAIRPGKGKMRNRRYINRKGPLIVYGTEGAKLVKAFRNIPGVDIINVERLNLLKLAPGGHLGRFVIWTKSAFEKLDSIYGSFDKVSEKKKGYVLPRSKMVNADLARIINSDEVQSVVRPIKKEFKRAPLKKNPLKNLNTLLKLNPYAKTARRMALLAEEQRVKAKKEKLDKKRKPISKEEASTIKAAGKAWYKTMISDSDYTEFENFTKWLGVSQ from the exons ATGGCCGCCGCAGCTGCAGCAGCTCGTCCCCTCGTCACCGTCCAAACCCTAGATGGCGACATGGCCACTGACCAGTCCCAAACCGTCGCCTTACCCGACGTCATGAAAGCGTCCATCCGCCCAGACATCGTCACCTTCGTCCACGCAAACATCTCAAAGAACAGCAGGCAACCCTACGCCGTTTCGAAGAAGGCCGGTCATCAGACCTCCGCCGAGTCTTGGGGTACCGGACGCGCCGTCTCACGTATCCCACGTGTCCCCGGCGGCGGGACCCACCGCGCTGGGCAGGGAGCATTCGGAAACATGTGCCGTGGTGGTCGCATGTTCGCTCCCACCAAGATCTGGCGCCGCTGGCACCGCAAGATCAACGTGAACCAGAAGCGATATGCCGTCGTTTCGGCCATTGCAGCATCCGCCGTGCCCTCTCTGGTTTTGGCCAGGGGACACAAAATTGAGACCGTCCCGGAGCTTCCCTTGGTCGTCAGCGACTCCGCTGAGGGCGTTGAGAAGACCTCGGCGGCTCTGAAGCTTCTGAAGCAGATCGGGGCTTATGCTGACGCCGAAAAGGCCAAGGACAGCCACGCGATCCGACCCGGAAAGGGGAAGATGAGGAACCGGAGGTACATCAACCGCAAGGGCCCGCTCATTGTGTATGGAACTGAAGGGGCCAAGCTGGTGAAGGCCTTCAGGAACATTCCTGGCGTCGACATTATCAATGTCGAGAGGCTTAACCTGCTTAAGCTCGCGCCGGGTGGGCATCTGGGTCGTTTTGTCATCTGGACCAAATCGGCTTTTGAGAAGTTGGACTCGATTTACGGGTCATTTGATAAGGTTtcggagaagaagaagggctACGTGTTGCCCAGGTCGAAGATGGTGAATGCTGACTTGGCGAGGATTATCAACTCTGATGAAGTTCAGTCAGTGGTTAGGCCAATCAAGAAGGAGTTCAAGAGGGCGCCTCTGAAGAAAAACCCATTGAAGAATCTCAACACTCTTCTGAAGTTGAACCCTTACGCTAAAACTGCTAGGAGGATGGCTCTTTTGGCCGAAGAGCAGCGGGTGAAAGCTAAGAAGGAGAAGCTTGACAAAAAGAGAAAGCCCATTTCAAAG gAGGAGGCGTCTACTATCAAGGCCGCAGGAAAAGCTTGGTACAAAACTATGATCTCTGACAGTGATTACACAGAGTTCGAGAATTTCACAAAGTGGCTGGGTGTGTCCCAGTGA
- the LOC18772270 gene encoding protein REVEILLE 8, which produces MNSTSSNNPQSMGAASTPSDGSGKKVRKPYTITKSRESWTDEEHDKFLEALQLFDRDWKKIEDFVGSKTVIQIRSHAQKYFLKVQKSGTTAHVPPPRPKRKAAHPYPQKASKNALVPLRASIPYPSSMNAIASTYSPWDETSIMINPASNQILLSHEEFTSFQGTEADIRSKGLARINKCSLSGIESSSRTLPSSEIPEQGKQAPLLHGIPDFSEVYSFIGSVFDPDSKGHAQKLREMDPINFETVLLLMRNLSINLSSPDFEPIREVLVSYDVNTKTVAAGIVTTKLNNDLSS; this is translated from the exons ATGAACTCCACTTCTTCCAACAACCCCCAATCAATGGGAGCAGCCTCAACGCCCTCAGACGGGTCGGGCAAGAAGGTCCGCAAGCCCTACACCATCACCAAGTCCAGAGAAAGCTGGACCGACGAAGAGCACGACAAGTTCCTCGAAGCTCTTCAACT GTTTGACCGTGACTGGAAGAAGATTGAAGATTTTGTGGGTTCGAAAACGGTTATTCAG ATTCGAAGTCATGCTCAGAAATACTTCTTGAAAGTTCAAAAGAGCGGGACAACAGCTCATGTGCCTCCTCCGCGGCCAAAGCGCAAGGCTGCTCATCCTTACCCGCAAAAGGCCTCCAAAAATG CTTTAGTTCCGTTGCGAGCATCCATTCCGTATCCTTCTTCGATGAATGCCATTGCATCTACCTATTCTCCTTGGGATGAAACTTCCATTATGATAAATCCtgcatcaaaccaaattctgTTGTCACATGAAGAATTTACAAGTTTTCAAGGAACTGAAG CTGATATTAGATCAAAGGGGCTAGCAAGGATTAACAAATGCAGTCTAAGCGGAATCGAAAGCTCAAGTAGAACCCTACCAAGTTCTGAGATACCAGAGCAAGGGAAACAAGCTCCTTTGCTTCATG GTATTCCTGATTTTTCTGAAGTTTATAGCTTCATTGGGAGTGTTTTTGATCCAGACTCAAAAGGTCATGCTCAGAAACTCAGGGAGATGGATCCCATCAATTTCGAAACT gttttgttgttgatgagAAATCTTAGTATCAACTTGTCTAGTCCAGACTTTGAGCCAATT AGGGAAGTCCTAGTATCATATGATGTCAATACAAAAACAGTAGCTGCAGGAATTGTTACCACGAAGCTGAATAATGATCTGTCAAGTTGA
- the LOC18772778 gene encoding uncharacterized protein LOC18772778 gives MDIQARIGSLTSSRYFWTTRNNSSSSSSSSSSSSCYSPLKPFCSRRDSQEPQQNGDSNGDKFSTDWDKAWSNIRKQGKTKKKKKSLFSQFSPNKYVTWNPTQSNYPSSEEVDPIKRTERSNLMLWTSPRFTLAGAIVIVTFLLVYTIIAPVK, from the exons ATGGATATTCAAGCTCGAATAGGAAGCTTAACATCCTCACGTTATTTCTGGACCACTCGAAAtaactcatcatcatcatcatcttcttcttcttcttcttcttgttactCGCCACTGAAACCTTTCTGTTCAAGAAGGGACTCTCAAGAGCCCCAACAAAACGGTGACTCCAACG GTGATAAATTCTCAACAGATTGGGACAAGGCCTGGTCAAATATCAGAAAGCAAGGGaaaacgaagaagaagaagaagagcctCTTCTCACAGTTCTCTCCAAACAAGTATGTGACCTGGAACCCTACTCAGTCTAATTACCCATCATCTGAGGAGGTTGATCCAATCAAGAGGACAGAGAGGTCCAACCTCATGTTATGGACTAGCCCCAGGTTCACTCTTGCAGGGGCTATTGTCATTGTCACCTTCCTTTTGGTTTATACCATTATTGCACCAGTTAAGTGA
- the LOC18774773 gene encoding zinc finger CCCH domain-containing protein 11: MPPKQQSKADLAKKQKIVEDKTFGLKNKNKSKNVQKYVQTLKQSVQPQSDPSKTAAKKKKEEDKAKDKELNELFKVAVSQPKVPVGVDPKSILCEFYKAGQCAKGFKCKFSHDLNVQRKGEKIDIYSDKRDHDTMEEWDQETLEKVVESKKNEYQQNKPTDIVCKYFLEAVEKKQYGWFWVCPNGGKNCHYRHALPPGYVLKSQMKALLEEEAEKIPIEEEIENQRAKVTTSTPMTTELFMQWKKKKMAERDAGLAAEMAERAKNDRMSGRELFLSDSSLFVDDVEAHEKYQRDQEPPVAEQKVSANSNRDRLGGGAKVTNDDDDDELDIDELNELEASLSKVTIQEPDTAA; the protein is encoded by the exons ATGCCGCCGAAGCAGCAATCGAAGGCCGATTTGGCGAAGAAGCAGAAGATCGTAGAGGACAAGACCTTCGGGctcaagaacaagaacaagagcAAGAATGTCCAGAAGTACGTTCAGACCCTCAAGCAGTCCGTCCAGCCCCAATCCGATCCTTCTAAGACCGCTGCTAAG aaaaagaaggaagaagataagGCTAAGGACAAGGAGCTGAATGAATTATTTAAGGTTGCTGTTAGTCAACCAAAAGTACCAGTTG GTGTTGATCCCAAGTCTATACTATGCGAGTTTTATAAAGCGGGGCAGTGTGCAAAAGGTTTCAAGTGCAAGTTCTCCCATGATTTGAATGTTCAGAGGAAAGGAGAAAAGATTGATATTTACAGTGATAAACGTGATCACG acaCGATGGAGGAATGGGATCAAGAGACTTTGGAGAAGGTGGtggaatcaaagaaaaatgaatacCAGCAGAACAAACCGACTGATATT GTTTGTAAATATTTTCTGGAAGCAGTGGAGAAGAAACAATATGGTTGGTTTTGGGTCTGCCCCAATGGTGGTAAAAATTGCCATTACAGACATGCTCTTCCTCCAGGATATGTTTTAAAGTCTCAGATGAAGGCTCTATTAGAGGAAGAGGCTGAAAAAATACCGATTGAGGAGGAGATCGAAAATCAG CGTGCTAAAGTGACGACTTCAACTCCTATGACTACTGAGTTGTTCATgcaatggaagaagaaaaagatggcAGAAAGAGATGCCGGTTTGGCGGCAGAAATGGCAGAGCGGGCTAAAAATGACCGTATGAG TGGCCGTGAGCTATTTTTGTCAGATTCTAGCCTATTTGTGGACGATGTTGAGGCACATGAGAAGTACCAAAGAGATCAAGAACCTCCAGTTGCTGAACAGAAG GTCAGTGCCAATTCTAACAGAGATAGGCTTGGCGGTGGTGCCAAAGTTaccaatgatgatgatgacgacgaACTGGACATAGATGAGTTAAACGAGTTAGAAGCAAGCTTATCTAAGGTAACAATTCAGGAGCCGGACACTGCTGCTTAA